A genomic stretch from Caloenas nicobarica isolate bCalNic1 chromosome 3, bCalNic1.hap1, whole genome shotgun sequence includes:
- the TAF1A gene encoding TATA box-binding protein-associated factor RNA polymerase I subunit A isoform X3, translated as MKEFNSFIEQMKTLAIKRYLKVCLEHVFHLLCNGLIDEAYQTLSLAESWRHGEQTSVQDKEMKLIEAYRGLLDYYSWAKQKHILLEHGQDGFEDLSVEQEMHSCFRKAAVNLKEIIKIPGVWDPFVKCYVDLLEFYGDHDEARQVLNEYAYNSKFPANPNAHVYLYQFLKRQGESKKSLISALKILHDSVPSHELMIDFNTMLQKSKKRKKHRLGLEVIFAALDYAGWKENVKAWSCLAKQLKQIVISEKHLDWIKQEWNSRRDWWPAFHFSRYLAKRNWQENESLSYEKALVAGILLGKDCKYFKYVSHQGCKAQVKRFRMLKKFVNKHNPVYLRISGLSDSSVPP; from the exons ATGAAGGAGTTCAACTCTTTCATAGAACAGATGAAAACTTTAGCAATAAAAAGGTATTTGAAG GTTTGTTTAGAGCACGTCTTTCACCTCCTTTGTAACGGACTAATAGATGAAGCTTACCAAACCCTGTCCCTGGCGGAAAGCTGGAGGCACGGGGAACAAACAAGTGTGCAGgataaagaaatgaaactgaTTGAGGCTTACAGGGGACTGCTGGACTACTATAGCTGGGCCAAGCAGAAGCACATCCTGCTGGAGCACG GTCAGGATGGATTTGAAGACCTGTCTGTTGAACAGGAAATGCACAGTTGCTTTCGGAAGGCAGCAGTGAATTTAAAGGAGATTATTAAAATACCTGGAGTCTGGGATCCCTTTGTGAAGTGCTACGTGGAT TTGCTGGAGTTCTATGGGGACCATGACGAAGCCCGCCAAGTATTAAATGAATATGCCTACAACTCCAAGTTCCCTGCTAATCCCAACGCTCATGTTTACCTCTACCAGTTCCTGAAGAGACAGGGTGAATCGAAGAAATCGCTCATATCTGCACTCAAG atcttACATGATAGTGTTCCTTCTCATGAACTAATGATAGATTTTAATACCATGCTTCAAAAATCAA agaaaagaaaaaaacatcgGCTGGGGCTAGAAGTTATTTTTGCAGCCTTGGATTATGCTGGctggaaggaaaatgtaaaagcGTGGAGCTGTTTGGCAAAACAGCTGAAACAAATTGTGAT CTCTGAGAAGCATCTTGACTGGATCAAGCAAGAGTGGAACTCCAGAAGGGACTGGTGGCCAGCCTTCCATTTTAGCCGTTACTTGGCAAAAAGGAATtggcaggaaaatgaaagcCTTTCATATGAAAAAGCTCTGGTGGCTGGAATCTTACTGGGAAAGG attGCAAGTACTTTAAATACGTATCACACCAAGGCTGCAAAGCTCAGGTGAAAAGGTTTCGGATGCTGAAGAAATTTGTGAATAAGCACAATCCTGTCTACCTGAGAATATCTGGTCTTTCAGATTCCTCTGTACCACCTTGA
- the TAF1A gene encoding TATA box-binding protein-associated factor RNA polymerase I subunit A isoform X2, producing the protein MDSCLQEEAAAKSRAGQAGSDALPTLRLPCLPPGLCRPASSHEHKLNFQKSKEMCLNYIQDAMLQKQWKRAVEFLTFYIEALEKDFSREYMGPSEVCLEHVFHLLCNGLIDEAYQTLSLAESWRHGEQTSVQDKEMKLIEAYRGLLDYYSWAKQKHILLEHGQDGFEDLSVEQEMHSCFRKAAVNLKEIIKIPGVWDPFVKCYVDLLEFYGDHDEARQVLNEYAYNSKFPANPNAHVYLYQFLKRQGESKKSLISALKILHDSVPSHELMIDFNTMLQKSKKRKKHRLGLEVIFAALDYAGWKENVKAWSCLAKQLKQIVISEKHLDWIKQEWNSRRDWWPAFHFSRYLAKRNWQENESLSYEKALVAGILLGKDCKYFKYVSHQGCKAQVKRFRMLKKFVNKHNPVYLRISGLSDSSVPP; encoded by the exons ATGGACAGCTGCCTgcaggaggaggcggcggcgaaGAGCCGCGCCGGGCAGGCGGGGAGCGACGCGCTGCCGACCCTgcgcctgccctgcctgccgcCGGGCCTCTGCCGACCGG CATCTTCCCATGAACACAAATTAAACTTCCAGAAGAGCAAGGAAATGTGTTTAAATTACATTCAGGATGCCATGCTACAAAAGCAGTGGAAAAGGGCTGTAGAGTTTCTGACCTTCTATATTGAGGCACTAGAAAAAGACTTTTCTAGAGAATACATGGGTCCGTCAGAG GTTTGTTTAGAGCACGTCTTTCACCTCCTTTGTAACGGACTAATAGATGAAGCTTACCAAACCCTGTCCCTGGCGGAAAGCTGGAGGCACGGGGAACAAACAAGTGTGCAGgataaagaaatgaaactgaTTGAGGCTTACAGGGGACTGCTGGACTACTATAGCTGGGCCAAGCAGAAGCACATCCTGCTGGAGCACG GTCAGGATGGATTTGAAGACCTGTCTGTTGAACAGGAAATGCACAGTTGCTTTCGGAAGGCAGCAGTGAATTTAAAGGAGATTATTAAAATACCTGGAGTCTGGGATCCCTTTGTGAAGTGCTACGTGGAT TTGCTGGAGTTCTATGGGGACCATGACGAAGCCCGCCAAGTATTAAATGAATATGCCTACAACTCCAAGTTCCCTGCTAATCCCAACGCTCATGTTTACCTCTACCAGTTCCTGAAGAGACAGGGTGAATCGAAGAAATCGCTCATATCTGCACTCAAG atcttACATGATAGTGTTCCTTCTCATGAACTAATGATAGATTTTAATACCATGCTTCAAAAATCAA agaaaagaaaaaaacatcgGCTGGGGCTAGAAGTTATTTTTGCAGCCTTGGATTATGCTGGctggaaggaaaatgtaaaagcGTGGAGCTGTTTGGCAAAACAGCTGAAACAAATTGTGAT CTCTGAGAAGCATCTTGACTGGATCAAGCAAGAGTGGAACTCCAGAAGGGACTGGTGGCCAGCCTTCCATTTTAGCCGTTACTTGGCAAAAAGGAATtggcaggaaaatgaaagcCTTTCATATGAAAAAGCTCTGGTGGCTGGAATCTTACTGGGAAAGG attGCAAGTACTTTAAATACGTATCACACCAAGGCTGCAAAGCTCAGGTGAAAAGGTTTCGGATGCTGAAGAAATTTGTGAATAAGCACAATCCTGTCTACCTGAGAATATCTGGTCTTTCAGATTCCTCTGTACCACCTTGA
- the TAF1A gene encoding TATA box-binding protein-associated factor RNA polymerase I subunit A isoform X1, with amino-acid sequence MDSCLQEEAAAKSRAGQAGSDALPTLRLPCLPPGLCRPASSHEHKLNFQKSKEMCLNYIQDAMLQKQWKRAVEFLTFYIEALEKDFSREYMGPSEIIWRIGSEILWHHSHNGMKEFNSFIEQMKTLAIKRYLKVCLEHVFHLLCNGLIDEAYQTLSLAESWRHGEQTSVQDKEMKLIEAYRGLLDYYSWAKQKHILLEHGQDGFEDLSVEQEMHSCFRKAAVNLKEIIKIPGVWDPFVKCYVDLLEFYGDHDEARQVLNEYAYNSKFPANPNAHVYLYQFLKRQGESKKSLISALKILHDSVPSHELMIDFNTMLQKSKKRKKHRLGLEVIFAALDYAGWKENVKAWSCLAKQLKQIVISEKHLDWIKQEWNSRRDWWPAFHFSRYLAKRNWQENESLSYEKALVAGILLGKDCKYFKYVSHQGCKAQVKRFRMLKKFVNKHNPVYLRISGLSDSSVPP; translated from the exons ATGGACAGCTGCCTgcaggaggaggcggcggcgaaGAGCCGCGCCGGGCAGGCGGGGAGCGACGCGCTGCCGACCCTgcgcctgccctgcctgccgcCGGGCCTCTGCCGACCGG CATCTTCCCATGAACACAAATTAAACTTCCAGAAGAGCAAGGAAATGTGTTTAAATTACATTCAGGATGCCATGCTACAAAAGCAGTGGAAAAGGGCTGTAGAGTTTCTGACCTTCTATATTGAGGCACTAGAAAAAGACTTTTCTAGAGAATACATGGGTCCGTCAGAG ATTATTTGGAGAATAGGATCTGAAATCCTGTGGCACCATTCCCACAATGGCATGAAGGAGTTCAACTCTTTCATAGAACAGATGAAAACTTTAGCAATAAAAAGGTATTTGAAG GTTTGTTTAGAGCACGTCTTTCACCTCCTTTGTAACGGACTAATAGATGAAGCTTACCAAACCCTGTCCCTGGCGGAAAGCTGGAGGCACGGGGAACAAACAAGTGTGCAGgataaagaaatgaaactgaTTGAGGCTTACAGGGGACTGCTGGACTACTATAGCTGGGCCAAGCAGAAGCACATCCTGCTGGAGCACG GTCAGGATGGATTTGAAGACCTGTCTGTTGAACAGGAAATGCACAGTTGCTTTCGGAAGGCAGCAGTGAATTTAAAGGAGATTATTAAAATACCTGGAGTCTGGGATCCCTTTGTGAAGTGCTACGTGGAT TTGCTGGAGTTCTATGGGGACCATGACGAAGCCCGCCAAGTATTAAATGAATATGCCTACAACTCCAAGTTCCCTGCTAATCCCAACGCTCATGTTTACCTCTACCAGTTCCTGAAGAGACAGGGTGAATCGAAGAAATCGCTCATATCTGCACTCAAG atcttACATGATAGTGTTCCTTCTCATGAACTAATGATAGATTTTAATACCATGCTTCAAAAATCAA agaaaagaaaaaaacatcgGCTGGGGCTAGAAGTTATTTTTGCAGCCTTGGATTATGCTGGctggaaggaaaatgtaaaagcGTGGAGCTGTTTGGCAAAACAGCTGAAACAAATTGTGAT CTCTGAGAAGCATCTTGACTGGATCAAGCAAGAGTGGAACTCCAGAAGGGACTGGTGGCCAGCCTTCCATTTTAGCCGTTACTTGGCAAAAAGGAATtggcaggaaaatgaaagcCTTTCATATGAAAAAGCTCTGGTGGCTGGAATCTTACTGGGAAAGG attGCAAGTACTTTAAATACGTATCACACCAAGGCTGCAAAGCTCAGGTGAAAAGGTTTCGGATGCTGAAGAAATTTGTGAATAAGCACAATCCTGTCTACCTGAGAATATCTGGTCTTTCAGATTCCTCTGTACCACCTTGA